One stretch of Streptomyces sp. MMBL 11-1 DNA includes these proteins:
- a CDS encoding ABA4-like family protein, whose translation MTGALFEITFYLAAPFWLLMIFAPTWSGTARVVASPLTVLPVLAVYVVMAVPVFPELWTAVSGPDIDTFRDLTALAGGAGAIWAQVIAWDLLLGQWMYLQSRKLGLSPLLMGPLLILTILLSPFGLLIFLAVRAARLRRRETLAG comes from the coding sequence ATGACCGGCGCGCTGTTCGAGATCACGTTCTATCTGGCCGCCCCGTTCTGGCTGCTGATGATCTTCGCCCCCACCTGGTCCGGCACCGCCCGTGTCGTCGCCTCGCCGCTGACCGTGCTGCCCGTGCTCGCCGTGTACGTCGTCATGGCCGTCCCGGTGTTCCCGGAGCTCTGGACGGCGGTGAGCGGTCCGGACATCGACACGTTCCGGGATCTGACGGCCCTGGCCGGCGGAGCGGGGGCCATCTGGGCGCAGGTGATCGCCTGGGACCTGCTGCTCGGGCAGTGGATGTACCTCCAGAGCCGGAAGCTGGGGCTCTCGCCGCTGCTGATGGGGCCGCTGCTGATCCTGACGATCCTGCTGTCGCCCTTCGGGCTGCTGATCTTCCTGGCCGTCCGCGCCGCCCGTCTGCGACGGCGCGAAACGCTCGCGGGCTGA
- a CDS encoding sigma-70 family RNA polymerase sigma factor produces MKEAVHISGAPSPGPDLQELMVRVARGDQDAFAAVYDAVSGPVLGLVRSVLRDPAQSEEVAQEVLVEVWRTAPRFRASRGSAMNWVLTLAHRRAVDRVRSAEAAAAREHKAALLDRTPAFDEVSEQVETRLEREQVRRCMRTLSELQRESVTLAYYRGLTYREVSELLAAPLGTIKTRLRDGLIRLRDCLGVSA; encoded by the coding sequence GTGAAGGAAGCCGTACACATCAGTGGGGCGCCCTCGCCCGGACCCGATCTCCAGGAGCTCATGGTGCGGGTGGCCCGGGGCGACCAGGACGCGTTCGCCGCGGTGTACGACGCGGTGAGCGGGCCCGTGCTCGGCCTGGTGCGCAGCGTGCTCCGCGATCCGGCCCAGTCGGAGGAGGTGGCGCAGGAGGTGCTGGTGGAGGTGTGGCGCACCGCGCCCCGCTTCCGGGCCTCCCGCGGCAGCGCGATGAACTGGGTGCTGACCCTGGCCCACCGCCGGGCCGTCGACCGGGTCCGCTCGGCCGAGGCCGCCGCCGCCCGGGAGCACAAGGCGGCGCTGCTGGACCGGACGCCCGCCTTCGACGAGGTGTCCGAACAGGTCGAGACCCGGCTGGAGAGAGAACAGGTACGGCGCTGCATGCGCACCCTGTCCGAGCTGCAACGGGAGTCGGTCACGCTGGCCTACTACCGGGGCCTGACCTACCGTGAGGTCTCCGAGCTGCTCGCCGCGCCGCTGGGCACCATCAAGACACGACTCCGCGACGGCCTCATCCGCCTCCGCGACTGCCTGGGGGTGAGCGCATGA